One genomic window of Acidobacteriota bacterium includes the following:
- the rplO gene encoding 50S ribosomal protein L15, producing MNLSTIRAPRKATEKRKRVGRGMGSGMGKTSSRGHKGQWSRSGARLLRGFEGGQMPLHRRMPKRGFTNVFRDEFSVVNLDRLEAMGVSEITPESLRKAGVIKGKQQVKILGTGELKTALNVKAHKFSKTAQEKITKAGGKFEVLQ from the coding sequence ATGAATTTATCGACGATACGGGCTCCACGTAAGGCAACGGAAAAGCGCAAGCGGGTCGGACGCGGTATGGGGTCCGGCATGGGCAAGACTTCGTCGCGCGGACATAAGGGACAGTGGTCGCGTTCGGGCGCGCGCTTGTTGCGCGGTTTTGAAGGCGGCCAGATGCCGCTGCACCGCCGTATGCCGAAGCGCGGGTTTACGAATGTATTCCGTGATGAGTTTTCCGTCGTGAATCTGGACCGCCTGGAAGCGATGGGCGTAAGTGAGATCACTCCGGAATCGCTGCGTAAGGCCGGCGTCATCAAAGGCAAGCAGCAAGTCAAGATTCTTGGGACGGGTGAGTTGAAAACCGCGCTCAACGTGAAGGCTCACAAATTTTCCAAGACTGCTCAGGAAAAAATCACCAAGGCGGGCGGCAAGTTTGAGGTCTTGCAGTAA
- the rpmD gene encoding 50S ribosomal protein L30, with protein MTTKTSKAASGKIQIKWVRSAICTPVKQKLVIKGLGFTRLNQVIERPDNAAIRGMVKKVPHLVAIVK; from the coding sequence ATGACAACGAAGACATCGAAAGCGGCGAGCGGCAAGATCCAGATCAAGTGGGTGCGGTCGGCGATTTGCACCCCAGTGAAACAGAAGCTGGTCATCAAGGGGCTGGGTTTCACGCGGCTGAACCAGGTCATCGAGCGGCCGGACAACGCCGCCATCCGCGGCATGGTGAAGAAAGTCCCGCATTTAGTTGCGATCGTGAAGTAG
- the rpsE gene encoding 30S ribosomal protein S5, with product MPTVIKKLDAASYQLKDQVVSINRVTKVVKGGKNLSFAALVVVGDPSAAVVGYGSGKAKEVPQAIRKGIESAKKNLMHINLTQTTVPHISLGRYGSGRVLLKPAPEGTGVIAGGAVRAVMTSAGIQNVLTKSIGTTNPHNVIKATFDALKKLKNREEVAALRGKSSQEL from the coding sequence ATGCCAACAGTCATTAAGAAGCTCGATGCGGCTTCGTATCAGTTGAAAGACCAGGTAGTTTCGATCAACCGCGTGACGAAAGTCGTCAAGGGCGGTAAGAACCTGTCGTTCGCGGCGCTGGTTGTTGTCGGCGATCCGTCGGCGGCGGTGGTCGGATACGGCTCCGGCAAGGCGAAGGAAGTGCCGCAGGCCATCCGCAAAGGAATCGAATCGGCGAAGAAGAACCTGATGCACATCAACCTGACTCAGACCACGGTCCCACACATTTCGCTGGGACGTTATGGCTCGGGCCGGGTGCTGCTCAAGCCGGCGCCGGAAGGCACGGGCGTGATTGCGGGCGGCGCGGTGCGTGCGGTTATGACTTCGGCGGGCATTCAGAATGTGCTGACCAAGTCGATTGGGACGACGAATCCCCATAACGTGATCAAGGCCACATTTGACGCGTTGAAAAAATTGAAGAACCGGGAAGAAGTGGCGGCGTTGCGCGGCAAATCGTCGCAAGAACTGTAA
- the rplR gene encoding 50S ribosomal protein L18: MLSRTSKNVTRQRVHDRIRKKVVGTPERPRLNVYRSLNHIYAQLIDDLKGETIAAASTAEGKKSDRATGGNVASAKNVGKVIADRAKEKGISQVVFDRGGYLYHGRIKALAEAAREAGLKF, translated from the coding sequence ATGCTGAGCAGAACATCAAAAAACGTTACCCGGCAGCGGGTGCATGATCGTATCCGGAAGAAGGTTGTCGGTACGCCGGAACGTCCGCGGCTGAATGTGTACCGGTCGCTGAACCACATCTACGCGCAGTTGATTGACGATCTCAAGGGCGAGACGATTGCCGCAGCCTCTACGGCTGAGGGCAAGAAGAGCGATCGCGCAACTGGCGGAAACGTGGCGTCGGCCAAAAACGTAGGCAAAGTCATTGCGGACCGAGCCAAGGAAAAAGGAATTTCGCAGGTCGTATTCGACCGCGGTGGTTATCTGTATCACGGGCGAATCAAGGCGCTGGCAGAAGCGGCGCGAGAAGCAGGATTAAAGTTTTAG
- the rplF gene encoding 50S ribosomal protein L6, with the protein MSRIGKKPIAIPKGVTVNVDGNTVRVQGPKGKLDTPLPSGIKIEQKDGNLLAVRENDSQAAVHGLARALVNNAVQGVTTGWTRDLEIVGIGYRAEMKGKGMVVFSLGYSHPIEYPLPTGVECAVDAKQTKLSLTGIDRQKVGQVAAEMRSLRPPDPYKNKGVRYSGERLKKKVGKTGAK; encoded by the coding sequence ATGTCACGAATTGGAAAAAAGCCGATTGCGATCCCGAAGGGCGTGACGGTTAACGTTGATGGCAACACGGTGCGGGTCCAGGGGCCGAAAGGCAAACTGGATACGCCACTTCCGTCCGGTATCAAGATTGAGCAGAAGGACGGCAACTTGCTTGCGGTGCGCGAGAACGATTCGCAGGCCGCGGTTCATGGGCTGGCGCGTGCGCTGGTCAATAACGCCGTGCAGGGCGTCACCACCGGCTGGACGAGAGATCTGGAAATCGTCGGCATCGGTTATCGCGCGGAAATGAAGGGCAAGGGCATGGTCGTATTCAGCCTGGGCTATTCGCATCCGATCGAATATCCACTGCCCACGGGCGTGGAGTGCGCGGTGGATGCGAAGCAGACGAAGTTGTCTCTGACGGGTATCGACCGCCAGAAGGTGGGACAGGTTGCGGCTGAAATGCGCAGTCTGCGTCCGCCGGATCCGTACAAGAACAAAGGCGTCCGCTATTCCGGCGAGCGCTTGAAGAAGAAGGTTGGCAAGACCGGAGCGAAGTAA
- the rpsH gene encoding 30S ribosomal protein S8 produces the protein MRLTDPVADMLARIRNAIRARHQKVDIPASKLKTEIARILKEEGFIANFKPTEEEGHKVLRVYLKYGNNNEAVISNLARVSRPGCRVYVRRTEIPRVLGGLGINILTTPKGVMTGRQARRQGLGGELLCEVW, from the coding sequence ATGAGGTTGACCGATCCGGTCGCAGACATGTTGGCGCGTATCCGTAACGCGATTCGCGCGCGGCACCAGAAAGTGGATATTCCAGCTTCGAAACTGAAGACGGAAATTGCCCGCATTTTGAAAGAAGAAGGCTTCATTGCCAACTTCAAGCCGACGGAAGAAGAGGGCCACAAGGTCCTGCGCGTTTATCTGAAGTATGGCAACAACAACGAGGCAGTGATCTCGAACCTGGCGCGTGTGTCGCGTCCGGGATGCCGTGTGTACGTGCGGCGCACCGAGATTCCGCGAGTACTGGGCGGCCTCGGCATCAACATCCTGACCACGCCGAAAGGCGTGATGACCGGACGCCAGGCGCGCCGGCAAGGTCTGGGTGGTGAGTTGTTGTGCGAAGTCTGGTAA
- a CDS encoding type Z 30S ribosomal protein S14, whose protein sequence is MATTAKRVKDARKPKFSSRKHNRCKLCGRPRAYLRKFGLCRLCFRQLALRGEIPGVSKSSW, encoded by the coding sequence TTGGCAACTACAGCAAAGCGAGTGAAGGATGCGAGAAAGCCGAAGTTCTCGTCACGCAAGCATAACCGCTGCAAGCTGTGCGGACGTCCACGAGCCTATTTGCGTAAGTTTGGCTTGTGCCGTCTGTGTTTCCGGCAGTTGGCGCTGCGGGGCGAAATCCCCGGAGTTTCGAAGTCGTCCTGGTAG
- the rplE gene encoding 50S ribosomal protein L5, with amino-acid sequence MAKEEQKKGKGGKPQDEPKAAAGAPRHSAKERPRLRVRFEKELAPALMKELELKNPAAVPRLNKIVVNMGVGEATQNAKILDPAVNELGQITGQKPVVTRARKSIAAFKVREGMPIGAMVTLRGDRMYEFFDRLVSIVLPRVRDFRGVSTKSFDGRGNYTLGLHDQLIFPEIDYAKVDKLKGMNVTIVTTARSDDQSRVLLKHLGMPFRA; translated from the coding sequence ATGGCGAAAGAAGAACAGAAAAAAGGCAAGGGCGGCAAGCCGCAGGATGAGCCGAAGGCGGCAGCGGGAGCCCCGCGGCATTCGGCAAAAGAGCGTCCCCGGTTGCGTGTCCGGTTCGAGAAGGAACTGGCGCCCGCGTTGATGAAAGAACTCGAACTCAAGAACCCCGCTGCTGTTCCACGGCTCAACAAGATTGTCGTGAACATGGGCGTAGGCGAAGCAACGCAGAACGCAAAGATCCTTGATCCAGCGGTCAACGAACTGGGTCAGATTACCGGTCAGAAGCCGGTGGTCACGCGGGCTCGGAAGTCGATTGCGGCCTTCAAGGTCCGCGAAGGCATGCCGATTGGAGCTATGGTCACGTTGCGTGGGGATCGGATGTACGAATTCTTCGATCGCCTGGTCAGCATCGTGCTCCCACGTGTCCGGGATTTTCGCGGAGTCTCGACGAAGTCGTTTGATGGACGCGGCAACTATACGCTGGGCCTGCACGATCAGTTGATCTTCCCGGAAATTGACTACGCGAAGGTCGACAAACTGAAAGGCATGAACGTCACGATTGTGACGACGGCGCGGTCGGACGATCAGAGCCGCGTGTTGTTAAAGCATCTCGGGATGCCGTTCAGAGCCTAA
- a CDS encoding 50S ribosomal protein L24, which produces MGTATTKIHKRVDIKRNDTVKVMTGRDAGKEGRVLRVFPDEAKVLVEHVMMVKKHMKPSQKSKGGIAEQERRISIANVALVCGTCGPVRVGHELRGDRKVRVCKKCKTTLDK; this is translated from the coding sequence ATGGGAACAGCAACAACGAAGATTCACAAGCGCGTCGACATCAAACGGAACGACACCGTGAAAGTCATGACGGGACGCGATGCGGGCAAGGAAGGCCGCGTACTGCGCGTGTTTCCTGACGAAGCCAAGGTGCTGGTCGAGCACGTGATGATGGTCAAGAAGCACATGAAGCCCAGCCAGAAATCGAAGGGCGGCATCGCGGAGCAGGAACGCCGGATTTCGATTGCGAATGTAGCGCTCGTCTGCGGGACTTGCGGTCCGGTCCGCGTGGGACACGAATTGCGCGGCGATCGCAAGGTGCGAGTCTGCAAGAAGTGCAAGACGACTCTGGATAAATAG
- the rplN gene encoding 50S ribosomal protein L14, which yields MAVMMRSMLEVADNSGARKLQMIMPLGGSTGLHAGLGDVITASVKEASPDGQVTKGKVVKAVIVRTRKEHRRRDGTYIRFDSNAAVLINDAGEPVGTRVFGPVARELRDKKFLKIVSLAPEVL from the coding sequence ATGGCCGTAATGATGAGATCCATGCTCGAGGTTGCCGATAATTCCGGCGCCCGAAAGCTGCAAATGATTATGCCGCTGGGAGGCTCGACCGGTTTACACGCCGGCCTCGGCGATGTGATCACGGCCAGCGTGAAAGAAGCTTCGCCGGATGGCCAGGTTACGAAGGGCAAAGTGGTGAAGGCAGTCATCGTGCGCACCCGCAAAGAGCATCGCCGCCGGGACGGAACTTATATCCGGTTCGATTCGAATGCGGCCGTGCTGATCAATGATGCGGGCGAGCCGGTTGGTACCCGCGTATTTGGTCCGGTAGCGCGTGAACTGCGCGACAAGAAATTTCTGAAGATTGTGTCGCTGGCGCCAGAAGTTCTGTAG
- the rpsQ gene encoding 30S ribosomal protein S17 encodes MVDTTGQAEPHSGRKILIGTVVSNKMQKTIVVEVTRKKAHPLYKRVISIRKKFYAHDDKNECHIGDTVRIEESRPLSRLKRWTLKEIVRKTALVPEVNADVDIVATGK; translated from the coding sequence ATGGTAGACACCACAGGCCAGGCGGAACCGCACAGCGGCCGTAAAATTTTGATCGGGACCGTGGTCTCGAACAAGATGCAAAAGACGATTGTGGTCGAAGTCACCCGCAAGAAAGCGCATCCGCTTTACAAGCGCGTGATCTCGATCCGCAAGAAGTTTTACGCGCACGACGACAAAAACGAGTGCCACATCGGGGACACGGTGCGCATTGAGGAATCACGTCCGTTGTCGCGGTTGAAGCGCTGGACGCTGAAAGAAATTGTGCGCAAGACGGCACTGGTGCCGGAAGTGAACGCCGACGTCGATATCGTCGCGACCGGTAAGTAG
- the rpmC gene encoding 50S ribosomal protein L29: MKVEKIRDLTDVELKNQERELADQLFKLKFQMNMGQTESLKKIRGLRRDIARVKTVLREQELGARKTEKK; the protein is encoded by the coding sequence ATGAAGGTTGAAAAGATACGCGATTTGACGGACGTGGAGCTCAAGAACCAGGAGCGGGAACTGGCTGATCAGCTGTTCAAGCTCAAGTTCCAGATGAATATGGGACAGACCGAGAGCTTGAAGAAGATTCGCGGGTTGCGCCGTGATATCGCGCGTGTGAAGACGGTCCTGCGCGAACAGGAACTGGGCGCCCGCAAGACGGAGAAAAAGTAA
- the rplP gene encoding 50S ribosomal protein L16 → MLMPKKVKYRKQQRGRMCGKAWRGSELAFGKFGLKVLEPGWITDRQIEASRVAMTRFVKRGGKIWIRLFPDKPVTKKPAETRMGKGKGAPDHWVAVVKPGKILFEMEGVTITDAKEAMRLASHKLPLRTTFVERQVL, encoded by the coding sequence ATGTTGATGCCGAAGAAGGTTAAGTACCGCAAGCAACAGCGCGGGCGGATGTGCGGGAAGGCGTGGCGCGGCTCGGAACTGGCCTTTGGCAAGTTCGGGCTGAAGGTGTTGGAACCGGGCTGGATTACTGACCGCCAGATTGAAGCCAGCCGTGTGGCGATGACGCGTTTTGTAAAGCGCGGCGGCAAGATCTGGATTCGTTTGTTTCCCGACAAGCCAGTCACCAAGAAGCCTGCCGAAACCCGTATGGGCAAGGGCAAGGGCGCTCCGGATCACTGGGTCGCGGTCGTAAAACCGGGAAAGATCCTGTTTGAGATGGAAGGTGTGACCATCACCGATGCCAAGGAAGCGATGCGGCTGGCGTCCCACAAGCTGCCGTTGCGGACGACATTTGTGGAACGGCAAGTACTGTAG
- the rpsC gene encoding 30S ribosomal protein S3, with protein sequence MGQKVHPYGFRLGYTKPWKSRWFAERDYDKQLLEDVKLKAELKEKLKSAGVSSIEIERPGNKLRVLIKTARPGIIIGRKGAEIDKLKAEVQKRMAGREVFIDILEVHKPELDAQLVSESIALQLEKRVGFRRAMRKSVDSALRFGCKGIKVRVSGRLNGNEIARSEWYLQGRLPLHTLRADIEYGFTEARTTYGVIGVKCWIYKGEILPAKKREATPARETTGAF encoded by the coding sequence TACATCCTTACGGGTTTCGGCTGGGATACACGAAGCCGTGGAAGTCGCGCTGGTTTGCCGAGCGGGATTACGACAAGCAGCTGCTGGAAGACGTCAAGCTGAAGGCCGAGCTGAAAGAGAAGCTCAAGTCAGCAGGCGTGAGCTCGATCGAAATCGAGCGTCCCGGCAACAAGCTGCGCGTCCTAATCAAAACCGCGCGTCCGGGCATCATCATCGGACGTAAGGGCGCGGAAATCGACAAGCTCAAAGCCGAAGTACAGAAGCGCATGGCCGGGCGCGAGGTGTTCATCGACATTCTGGAAGTACACAAGCCGGAACTCGATGCACAGCTGGTGTCGGAGTCGATTGCGCTGCAGCTGGAAAAGCGGGTTGGCTTCCGTCGCGCGATGCGCAAGTCGGTGGATTCGGCGCTGCGTTTCGGATGCAAAGGAATCAAAGTTCGTGTGAGTGGCCGCTTGAACGGAAACGAAATCGCGCGTTCAGAATGGTATCTCCAGGGCCGCTTGCCGTTGCACACACTGCGTGCCGATATCGAGTACGGTTTCACGGAAGCACGAACCACGTATGGCGTGATCGGCGTGAAGTGCTGGATTTACAAAGGCGAAATTTTGCCGGCGAAGAAGCGCGAAGCAACTCCCGCGCGTGAGACGACCGGAGCGTTCTAA